A single genomic interval of Macadamia integrifolia cultivar HAES 741 chromosome 6, SCU_Mint_v3, whole genome shotgun sequence harbors:
- the LOC122081394 gene encoding uncharacterized protein LOC122081394 isoform X1 produces the protein MVTVRINPERFRSGVNTKLHPNKMGPYKVLKRIGPNAYVLELPEEMTISDVFNVADLHLYVGHHSDDGDLEQMLRLPQLTPPLEDVIEEVLDDTYKTTRHGTGYHTFLVKWKGRPRTDCTWIHADDFKRLDPDLYERYMSFTHSSETNVFKSGGADADLKTYIRRKKKANKSN, from the exons ATGGTTACGGTTCGCATAAATCCTGAGAGGTTCCGATCTGGTGTTAACACAAAGCTCCATCCAAATAAGATGGGTCCTTAtaaggtgctgaaacgtataggaccAAATGCTTATGTGCTCGAATTACCTGAGGAAATGACCATAAGCgatgtcttcaatgtagctgACCTACATCTTTATGTGGGACATCATTCAGATGATGGTGACCTGGAACAAATGCTAAGGCTGCCCCAACTTACACCACCTCTTGAAGATGTTATTGAAGAGGTTTTGGATGATACTTACAAAACCACTCGTCatggcaccggttatcacacttttcttgtcaaatgGAAGGGACGACCACGGACTGATTgcacttggattcatgctgatgactTCAAGCGACTCGATCCTGACTTATATGAGCGTTACATGTCTTTCACCCATTCGTCGGAGACGAATGTTTTCAAGTCGGGAGGAgctgatgcagatctgaagacctacatccgtaggaagaag aaggccaacaagagtaactag
- the LOC122081394 gene encoding uncharacterized protein LOC122081394 isoform X2, with the protein MVTVRINPERFRSGVNTKLHPNKMGPYKVLKRIGPNAYVLELPEEMTISDVFNVADLHLYVGHHSDDGDLEQMLRLPQLTPPLEDVIEEVLDDTYKTTRHGTGYHTFLVKWKGRPRTDCTWIHADDFKRLDPDLYERYMSFTHSSETNVFKSGGADADLKTYIRRKKANKSN; encoded by the exons ATGGTTACGGTTCGCATAAATCCTGAGAGGTTCCGATCTGGTGTTAACACAAAGCTCCATCCAAATAAGATGGGTCCTTAtaaggtgctgaaacgtataggaccAAATGCTTATGTGCTCGAATTACCTGAGGAAATGACCATAAGCgatgtcttcaatgtagctgACCTACATCTTTATGTGGGACATCATTCAGATGATGGTGACCTGGAACAAATGCTAAGGCTGCCCCAACTTACACCACCTCTTGAAGATGTTATTGAAGAGGTTTTGGATGATACTTACAAAACCACTCGTCatggcaccggttatcacacttttcttgtcaaatgGAAGGGACGACCACGGACTGATTgcacttggattcatgctgatgactTCAAGCGACTCGATCCTGACTTATATGAGCGTTACATGTCTTTCACCCATTCGTCGGAGACGAATGTTTTCAAGTCGGGAGGAgctgatgcagatctgaagacctacatccgtaggaagaag gccaacaagagtaactag